Genomic window (Pyrus communis chromosome 13, drPyrComm1.1, whole genome shotgun sequence):
tctgaccaatcgactgctcgacctgacgatattgttctTCCAGTCGTCTCCAAAtgaatgtcctagttggtggatcggaaccttccccaccatcgtcatcacaatcttccacaatcccttccatgaactttccagctgtttgattcgggactgcggggttgtaaggttgcccgccgagacagacttcattctctcggcgtcttacacttgtggcctcgggcggcgcaactatgatcggattttttgtagagtgcaaatcctgcccaaggccttgcactggcaagtcagtcgttgactttcccatggttgttttctgcttcgtagaccgtgtctcaatggtcatgaactccgaaggtttagcacaaaggtcccactgggcgtgccaaaatgttgaccctaaaaattacaaaacctacgtggcgcgcaggccgagtaactaataagctaactacgtcattcggtcgaatgcggggcgtgccaactcgtcggccgagcttggccgaggagtaaaatttgttgatgtagctttgagcgcgtcgctgacttctttatcttgcgattgcgaccgaggaaggaacactctcagtctctgggttctacagcctgaagacaaggctgctaattctgcggagttcacaaatcgtcagaacccgattcggtcaccgtgattatattcgtaagagtataagcacgtcgaatcgagaccaaactatatgggcacaggtactcgaacgtgatgtatgtcttgatggtaaacgtagttcggccgtcggaatgccgaaccctgaattgtgagtatccaatcataaaaccactcggcgaccaatacgccgagcaatgcaattcgtaacacctaactatgccgagaaggctagtaagatgacctctgccaacaaaggttcgaaaacctttctcgaccgagacttagatagataacccgtcgacctcgacgcagtgctgtttatccaaactgaaggtgcttcttggtcggctgattcggcggcagcagtgctgtttatccaaactgaaggtgctcgccgagtgcttccacagtgctgtttatccaaactgaaggtgtgttggcaggaaaagaaaagaaaaatctcaaggtgtttgagaggttttgcgcagggcaattgtatgctgatttgaaggtccttttctgttgcatgatttcttgtatttatagtgccccattccttgaaaaccaattctgatttggattgggagtccttgtcccatttcgcctctaactcgaacaaacctattcctactgggattctgaatttttcttcttttcgggactcccTTCCtcgctggtcgagaatcctgatcgcactaggacttcctcgacctttcctACTCATCCGGACtacttaggataggatttggccaatcctgccagctggcccaggatttattattcggcccatagtatttaccattaccttgggccgagcacatcctgctgctcggcccagcaataatattttgggcccaaacacatCCACTTCCAATTTGAGTCCTTTCTTTGGCACCGGTTGAACCAAGTTCAAACCATCCAATGACCTAGATGACTGAACTTCCTTGGGCCCATCAAAAGGTACCTCCTTTTCTTCGATGGTCCGAACTTCCTTGCCCCCATCAAAAGGTACTCAATATCCATATAACTAGCTTCTAGGTTTGCTTTTCTACCCAATATCTACAATACAAAACAATAACATTCTCAAATAAAACTATATTCCAATAGAACCACTATGCATtcacaatacacacacacacacacacacatatatacattaCATATAAACAGAGAACTAGCTTCCGGATTTGCCTTTTCTACTCAAAATCtataatttaaaaacaataacATCTTAAAGAAACTAAAAAGTTTATCTACCAATTCTGACAAGTTCATATGCAACTTTTATCAAACTACTGGTGTGCAATAACAAGCACAACACACACAACGCATTTCTTGTTCCTAGGAGGGAAAATCTGGGTTgtggaagaaaatgaaggaagaagACGAGTGTGAGTGAGAAAGAAAGGGGTGGTGTTGGCAGCCGAGCTCATCAGAATTCAGAAATCGGTCCATTTCAGATAATAGTAAGATTATTAGGTGAAAGGCTTTGAGctcagagagaaagagagtgacaGAGTAAGGTTTTGGAGAGTTTTGGGGAACGAACAAGTTTTATCATCCGCCGGAGAGCGCGACGTGtgtaattttacaattttccaTGGGAAGTCAAGTGACATTGCCGCAGGCCCGCAAGTGTCTGTCAGTGATAGAGAGGAGTTATTCTCGCACTATGACCAGAATTTGAATCTTATTAGCTCTCTAATCTAATATTTAGTTTAACAAacctattgtttgacaaaaaaaagtgaCATTTGCATATGTAAAttgagaaaattagaattagatgcctcattttagactttttagattaaatatttatgttttttgagtttttgattaagcttttgaaacatttgattaagatactcagacttaaaccacttcaaattaatttacatttaaatatttgcgatatattttaaataatttcaactatctttaagtctaaaaatttaaacttttcaaatctaAATATACACCCACGCCAAATGGAAATGTACCAACGTTAAATGAAAACGTACCAGCATCAAACAAAAACGTATCAATCCCGAATAAAAACGTacccaattataaactatattaaaatgaatattcatGTTTtcggaatgtttaaaaatatgtttgattcataCACAATGCTCTAGATAGTCTTGTTTTTCTGTAGATGAGTCCCTGGAACAACTTTTAGTTGATCGGagataaatccttattattgtagataatgctaaataataatgataaatcatataattttgaattaacaaaaagatTATTATCCGTTGATTAATGAGTCtttctagaaaaagaaaaaattaattaaagtaatttaaacttttacattgttaacaactatttctataaaaaaataattaattaaagtaattcctcattattagaacataaagtaataaaacttatgttttaaaaacaaacgtaccaaaaattcaaatgtaacaaaaatttaaatgtaCCAAGAAGCCAAatggaccaaaaattcaaatgtatcaaGTAACTAAATGGACCATTATAATCAAACGTACCTAATAACGAGTTTTGTtgcattctatttaatttactaaaataaatattttaattaaaaaaaatcttaaatcatcataataagaaatgcataaaaataggagaaaaaaagggaatgcTAACGTAAATAGacttctaatgaaataaaatgacataaaattaaagtaccaaaattgtagagaaaatgtttaatcaaatttgcaaaaggaATAGATGTTTAGACAATAACATTTAAAAACGAGGCGTCTAATTCAAAACGCCCCATGTAAATTTCCGTCATCTATTCCTTTAatgaaaatgcacttgcaaactAATAAAACCTAAGCTTAAagccaaaagcctcacacgcccacgatgaatgggggttTCGGCTGAAGAAttttcgatgccaaagttagaattctgaaaagaatgtatTTAAGAGTTTGTGGATAGCAAGGTACTTAGCATTTTAGTGGGATAAGTGAGGTATATATAGGAGGTTGGTCAACCCCTTTGGGTGAAGAGTGGCGGCCATATTTGGTGATAATGtgtgaataattgcaagatattaggtgaaataatatcttgcaattaacatgaaAATTATTCCTAATTTAAATAGGAAGCTTTAAGAGTTATCTTTTGAATAAAAACAACaaggagttaccttttgaataaaatcaataaggGATTGATGAGTAGTGATGAGAGGAATATGAAATAAATTCCATatttgagaaaattttcattgtgactaGAACAAGGGTAatacaccatgtgtttttacATAAGTGGtggataattttattttttaagttatttactTTTAGCACACATgtcccaccatttgtataatgacaagTGGTATACCACCCCGGAGCTAATTGGTAATGGActggtcacactgaaaaatctctcttcaTATTGATCAcatttgactcttccttgattgagccgttattgtccatTACATGCATGCAGAAATCCTAATGTACAGCGAgagtaatttcatttttttaacctaaaaattcATGCGTCgctttcataattttttaaattatttttagctTCACAACATTGCCGTCAAAAACTTTGTGAGATATTTAGAGAAATTGCCGTTAAAGAAAAAGGTAATGCTTCGGTAAATTTCAGTGTAATATCAATTGTAAAAGAAGGTTATCTACCACGGACTTAATGAGCCcccttaaaaatataaatttaccCGGACATAGTAATTACATGGTAAATAACAATTTTTGATCGCATATAAATCTTGGGTCGTGGTCAATTAGTGATCCACAATGGCTTTAGTGCGTGATGTTATTTTCAATCTACCACAGGCTGTGAACGTGGTTACGTAGAATTTGACCGTGAACATCACCCGGTGGCAGAAATTGAGAACTTTTACCGCGTCTAAATACACCACTAGCCCTTGCAATCTGCCCGTTGTAGATGAACTGCTagtcaatattattttttaacatatatttttGCTGATATCGATATACCTATTAGTAATTAACATCCCATAAGTTTAAGAGAGACGATTTTTGTACACCATTTGTTTCCATTTGCACACTCTATttgcttttgtttatttattttctttactgTATTTTATCTAACGGTCATGGGGTGTGTTCACATCAGTTCCAAAACAATTGAACGTGTCCTTGACTTCCTATCAGAGACATTTGGAATACTTCATGTACATGCAGTAAAATGTAGCTATACTGGTTCAATCAAAACGCATGTACCCTAACAATCAGAAAACACATGTACTCACCATGTCTAGTTCAAGTTTTGATCACTCACTCATACTTGATGATGAATACCCACAAAGAATCACATGATGGAACAATTTTTTGTCGCATTTGCCAGAGAGAATTAAGTTTGACTCACTTCAATATATTGAAATTCACAGTTCAACAAGCTTTTCAATTTCAcaagacttcaattcaaatgcTTTACAAAGAAAATGTTTCCCTCCATCTGGCATTTGGTGGAAGTGACACAATTATAGAAGCCCCTTGGACGGTTGGACCTGCTTCTAAAAATCCCAACACCACACACAAACTTAATGCAACATGGTTGGTGCAAATTATCATAATTGCTCTTGTGGGGCTGAATCTTGTGTCTCTTGggctgcttctgcttctgcttctggtTTTGCTTCTTCTGTTACTTCTGCCTGTTTTGCTTGTGATCCATTAGGTTTTGGTTCCGGCATTGGAGCTCCATTTTTCTTTAGTGAAGCAGTCTGGGTGAGGTGGTTGTAGCTACCCTTCTCCTTGAACAGTTGGGCAAAGTGGTGTTTGCAGTAAAGAATGCCATCCAAAGCAGCGCAGTTTGATGGTGAGAGGAAGCAACCCCCATGGTTACACCTAAAGCATGACTTGTGATAGAACGCTCCCTCCATGGTAACCTGTCGCAAATTAttgcaaaaatgttatttaCACTCCCAGTTTGTTTTTCTGCACTCTTTGTGTGAGtttctaaaataataaaatattaattttgaagtgtagaatgaaaaattTTGAATTGGAATTTTAGGGGGATTCAAACCTTCTCTAGTGGATACACAGTTTTGGTGCATACAGCACATTTGTCTACGGTCCCAGAGAACATAGAGGACAGTTTGCTAGGGGTCCTAGTCTGTACatacaaagagaaaagaatgtGTAAGTTTTACCACATgtctatataaaaataaaaagtttagacACATGATAATGTATTGAAGGGATACGATGTTACCAATTCAGTTTGTGACTTTCCAGCTGCATCAGACAAGGTTGAACAGAAGAAATTTAGCTAATCAATACtacaaaaggaaaaggaagaagatttTTATATAGACCAGGAAAATTGCAATGGGAAAAGGAATCTTACATGTCTGAAATTTCTTAGAAAAGCTGCCAGTCTCCTTGAAGAGTTGCTCGAAATGAGGCTTGCAATATAGAACTTCGTCCATGGATGAGTAGCTACTCATCtgtaaaaacaaacaaacaactacATCATTCTCCATCCAAATCTCGTCGATTTCTTTATTAATATCCTTCAAAGGCCAATTTTTATTCAAAGGCAACATCTTATTTGGTAGCTATTGGTGTAaggaattttctttttattttctttttatttctaataTTGAAAGATGTCTCAAGTTCGAAATTTCTCATCCCACATTGATAAGAAAAAACCTAGCCCTTAATTAAGTTCCTAAATTTTTCTAAGAggcaaattcaaatttaacAGGAAGACGATTGTAaccattaatttttatttttatttttttatacaagcgataCTTGAGCAGAGGAAAATCGAACTAAGAACTCAGATACAAGGATGAAGAAAGATGACAACAGTACATAAATTGTCATGCATATAGGACCTACCGAAAGTTGTCCATTGCAGTGACTACATTTGAAGCAGGTCTTATGGTAGGCAATACCATCAGCAGATAACTGGTCAATGAAATGAACAGTCTTATCACAAGCCTTGCATTTCTGTTGGGTCCCGCTGAACGACATTTTTCCTGTTTATCGCAAATATACCAATCAACAGAAAAAAGATGGTTTAATCGCTAGGACAAAAGGATATTGCAACAAGATGTAATGAGCGTTCGGCAAGAAACCGTGGAAGTTCAATCTCTAAATTGCTTGGAATTTTGACAGAGATTGAACTAACTCGGATATTTTTCCACGACCTCTCAGCTTTTCTTGTAGTTGGCAAAAGTAGAGATTACAGGTCCATAATCAAATGGGTTAATGAGTGGAGAATGTGAATTGCATGGTATATGGAGGACACGTGAAGAAAGTTCCAATACTTTTTGGAGGATAAACAGAAAATTACTCTCCTAATTATGGGATTAAATTCAATATGCCAGATTGCTTGACTGAGTCTTTTACAAATAGGGACCAGATAAGTTTTAGCTTTTTCAATCTGGATAATTACCATATTTAGATCATAGAGTAAGAGCCAATTGATAAATGGAGAATTAAAAGTCCAAGCAGATAAactatgagaatagaagtttaaATCAAATGGCTATGTTGGTGTCAAAACTTGGACATAGTCTAGACTGGGTTCAACACGTATTTACCTCGAGTGTGGCTTTCAATCTCAATGCCACTGGATAACTCAACAAAAAGAGAGAACAAGTGTGCCACTGTTGGAGGCTACCAACTGACAATGGTTAGGTTTGAGTGTGTGTGGAAGTTCGCGTAAATCTGGctttcactacaagaaaaatgggcTATGGATACAAAATTGAGGACACGGATGAGGAGTTTGTGTCCCTTTGAACACTAAAAGGGTGGAACAGTGCACATTTTATAAAGGGCACCAAGTATTGTGCCCAAATGTAAAAAAAGTTGACACAAACACATTATTGGGCACGAAAATCGAGACTTTTGTGCCCAAATGTCCATCCAATTTTCATGTGTCCTTTTAATAtcagaaatgaaaatttaatattaatttacaaAGACACAATAGCAGTTTTCGTGCCctctaatttaatatatttaaataaaaaatatggtttttgtgCCCTCTACATATTTACTTTTTCCTATTCCACAATAGTAagattgtttattaatttcaaattgaCACAATAATATTTTCGTGccctttgttttaaataaaataagaataccACCCTCAAATGTACATTTCGAATTATTTGCCCTAtatcatatatactaaaacccgtAGGGGTTGGGTACTGTGGATGACCAGTGTCCGGACGGAACTGCCCTCGCTTCTCTGTTTTCTTTCCGTTTGTGTCCCTATTTTCCACGAGGCGCTCAACTTATTCTCTCGACTTCGAGAGTCATCTtgagttagggttttgttcctTCGTTGCTTTTCTTGATTTCGGCTTTTGCTCTTTTCGTTTTGGCTGTTCTTTCTTCCAATCCTCTGTTTCCTGTGATAACCGTGCTTTCTTTTGCGGAAATCATTTATACTAAAACATTTTTGTCCGGTTCCTTTTCTTTCCTGTTTTGTACAGTGATTCCTTTTCACTGCTTTTGGtccattttttttcccatttcttttGCTTCTCTTCTTTCGTAGCCGTCTGGTCTCTCCTCTCTTCGCCTCTGTTGGTCTCAAAGTGGATAGTTTTGTGGTGAGTTCGTCTAATCTTGCATCTGCAACTTTTTTATGCAACTGTATGGATTGTGTTCTGTTCAATTTTAGATGTTAgaagcttttaattttttttgggttcaattttaaatgGGTTGTTGCTTTCGGAGTTTTCGTTTGATGACAGAGATGGGGTTTTTGGGGAGAAACTTTTAATCCGTGAGCTTTTTAGTTAGGTTGTGTTGTGGGTCTTGACAAATGGATTTTCGATTTGTAAATGGATTTTCTGTTGAAATTGTTTCTCTTctcatttttggttttttttttttttttttttttttttttttttttttttttttttgtgccatCGGGTTTTGCATGTGGGTGTATAATCatgttttcttttgaatttcaggggattcaggtttttatttttctggaacTTTTGTCTGCAGCTTTGGAAGACATTTGTGCTTAAGGTGAGAAACTTTGGTTGcttgcttttgggttttgttgtagaatttttttttttttattttttttattttttaagagttACATTCGTGGGAATTCATCTGGTCTTCTTTTTTCTTGCATCTGAAAAATGCCACATGATGTgagtttataattaaatatgaatatcaAAATGGGTTTTCTGTGCAAATTTTCTTTCTGATTTTATAGAACCGAAGAGGATGTTAACAATAACATTGTGTGATATGCGATCTAAAGTTCTTTGGTGAGTTATTTGGTTTTCTTGCCACATGGGattttaatactttttttttcgtGGTTTGTGTGTGGTTTTCtgatgtgtttttatttttaatttcagaaaaAGTTAAGGATACGATCAAACGTTTACTGgtgaattttctatttttctgaTTGTgtgtgatttaatttttttcaagctTTGGGTATACTTTTCTGATCTGCTTTGATTTTTAGTTGCAGCAAAAGTTGTTGCTCGAATTTTCCAGTTTTTATCTGCGGCTTTGCAAGCTCTTTATCAACAAGGTAtatcatttttattctttttcctgAATCTTTTGTTGGATGGaatcgttttttgtttttggtgagtTCTTCTAATCTCGCATCTGgtactgtatttttttttccgactgtatagattgtgttttgttgaattttaaatGGTAGAAGCTTCTTGGGTTCAATTTAAATGTGTTGTTATCAACTCTTGAATTGCTTTCGAAGTTGTTTGGCTACTCCCTTAACgccctttttccttttcttttccgcTTCTTCGATTTGCAGCCCCCTTCTTTTTATTCCTTTTCCAGATTTAGCTTTTTTCCcctattttgtatcttttggcTGATTTTGTGGATCTTGGTCAGTGCTGTGGGTATTGGTGAATTTCTAGCATGTTTAAGCGTGCAGTTTTTGTTATAATGTATGGATTgtgttttgttcaattttaaatctcattaggttttaatttatttttttggttcaattttaaatGGGTTGTTATCAAGCATTGAATTGCTTTTGGAGTATTCATTTGATAAGAGAgatggggagggggggggggtttcTTTTGGGTGAAACTTTTGGTCCGTGAGATTTTTAGTTAGGTTGTGTTGTGGGTTTTCGCAAATTTCTATCGTGTTTATGTGTGCATTTTTTTGTTATAGATTTGGAAGAACATAGCATTACAGGGTGTTGAGGGTTTGCTGGTGGGGGAAAGTAGTAGCGTTAAGATTTTGCAGGTGAGATATTAGGGTGAGAGAAAAACGGGACAAAGAGCATTGAAGACACATTTGGGATTAGGGGTAGCAAAACAGGGGAAAAGAATATGACAAAGGAATGGACTCTTAATTTTTTCTTGACTGGTTTGGGATTTTGCTTGCCTTTGGGGTTGTCATTGGCGTCAAGCCATTTGATGTCAAGTGGTGTATGTTTTTTCATAACTtttattactaatttttatgtcatttgCGATTTTGTGTCCTGGGATTTCTGAATTTTATCGTTCATTGTcggtttttaaaactttttttgtcTTCATATGTTTGTTTAATATGCTGTGTTTGTGCTGGGACGCCGTTTTGCAAGTTCTCTTTCCATTTGG
Coding sequences:
- the LOC137713773 gene encoding LIM domain-containing protein WLIM2b-like is translated as MSFSGTQQKCKACDKTVHFIDQLSADGIAYHKTCFKCSHCNGQLSMSSYSSMDEVLYCKPHFEQLFKETGSFSKKFQTSGKSQTELTRTPSKLSSMFSGTVDKCAVCTKTVYPLEKVTMEGAFYHKSCFRCNHGGCFLSPSNCAALDGILYCKHHFAQLFKEKGSYNHLTQTASLKKNGAPMPEPKPNGSQAKQAEVTEEAKPEAEAEAAQETQDSAPQEQL